Genomic segment of Ewingella sp. CoE-038-23:
TGATCCGCCGGAGAGCCTTTCTTCACGTCATCGACCCGAATACCTTTAGCGGTTTTAGGATCAAGATCGCTCAAGGTCACGCCCTGCAGCGCCGGGTTTATCTTATCGATGCTGGTTTCCACCGTCGGGCTTTTATCTAGCGTGACATCCACATTCATCGGCTTGCCTTCGCGCAGCAAACCAATCTGCATGGTGACGCCCGGACCGGCAGTTCCCACTTTGGCACGCAGTTCGGCAAAGCTGCTTAGCGGTTTGCCTTGCAGGGTGATCAGCACGTCGCCAGCCTTGATACCGGCTTTTGCCGCTGCGGAATCCGGCAGAACTTCATTGACGAAGGCACCACGCTGGCTGTCCAGTTTGAAGGCTTTTGCTAGTTCCGGAGTCATTTCGCTGCCGCGAATACCCAGTAGGCCGCGTTTCACTTCGCCAAACTTAATCAACTGAGCGCTGAGGTTTTTCGCCATGTTCACCGGAATGGCGAAACCAATGCCGATGCTGCCGCCCTGCGAGGAGAGGATCGCGGTATTGATACCGATAAGCTCGCCTTTCAAGTTAATCAGCGCGCCACCAGAGTTACCCCGGTTAATTGAGGCATCGGTTTGGATAAAGTTTTCCAACCCTTCCAGATTCAAGCCACTGCGCCCCAGCGCAGAGATAATGCCGGACGTCGCGGTTTGACCCAGACCGAAGGGGTTACCTACGGCAACAGCGAAGTCGCCCACGCGCAGCGCGTCGGAGTCAGCCATGGCAATTTGGGTCAGGTTTTTGGCGTCAATCAGCTGAATCAGGGCGATATCGGACTGATCGTCTTTGCCAATCAGCTTCGCATCATATTCACGACCGTCGTTGATCTGCACTTTGATCTTGTCGGCGTTGTTAACCACGTGGTTGTTGGTCAGTACATAGCCTTTGGCGGCATCAATAATGACGCCAGAACCAAGGCCTTCAAAAGCCTGACCGCCCTGATCTTCCGTTGGCGACTGTGGGCCGAAGAAGAATTTAAATTCAGGGGGAACGTCGTTGCTGGCAGGCGTGGTGCCAGTGACCTGCACGCTGACCACGGCGGGCAGGACTTTTTCCAGCATTGGCGCCAGACTTGGCAATGCCTGACCGTCTACGGCGACAGGAATACTGGCGTTCGCAACAGGAACAGAAGCGAAGGTTAATCCGAGACTAATGGCTAATGCACTGAGTAAAAATGACTTTTTCTTCATCAGGATAACTCTCTCGCTGTCTGTTAGAGGCTCTAAACGGTAATGAGATTGTTTATATTTATAAAAGAAGACGGGTTTGAAGTTGGCGCGGCGACACCGAAATCGGTGCGCCGCGAGTTGCCCGCAACGATGAATAGCGTCGCGGAGCAAGGTAGAACCTTATTTACGACCAGTACGCTCACCGCGCAGAAGGCCAGACGCGCCATCTGAGTAATCGCGTGGCATCTCAACCGGAGCCTGATCGTTATCTGCCTCTGAACCCGTCAAACGGTAGTTGAACGGATTGTCATGGGCCGGCATATCTGGCAGTAAATTGTTCGAGCTTTTCGCCATGTGCTGATACAGCTGGCGATAGTCGGTGGCCATGTTATCCAGCAGCTCAGCGCTGCGGGCGAAGTGGCCAGTGAGTTCCTGACGATACTCTTCGAGTTCTGCTTTGCTTCTCTCCAGCTCGTTTTGCATCACTTGCTGATCGCGTAATTTACGATTGCCAAAGCGCATCGCTACCGCACCAACGGCGATACCGACCACTAATCCAATGAGCGCATACTCCCAGGTCATAATGACTCCTATTTTAACTTCGTTGTTCCGTAGGGCTTTTTCACGCAATGGTTTTAACGTAAATTCAACATACGTTTCGACCCGTATAAGTCCACTATAACCGTTTACCTTGTCTGAGTGGAATCCTAGGCGAACAATCACCAAAGGAAAGCGGTTTTTTCACGAGCAGACGGGTGATAAAAGCGGCGAATAGGCATTAAATCTGCGCATAACCTCCGCGAAATACTGAAAAATATTTTCTCAGGGACGTTGAACCACATGCAACCCATTACACCACTGACAGTATATAAGAACGCATTATCGGCCGGTGAGTTCCAACCAGATGATGTTCAGCTTGCCGCCGTCACGCGGTTAGACGCTATTTATCACGCGTTAAATGCTCAAGCGGGTGCTGCGCCAGTTTCACCTTCAGCCCGGCCGGGCTTATTGGGAAGACTGTTCGGCAAAAGTGCTCAAAAGAGCCCGCAGAGACCAGCCCAGGGATTATATATGTGGGGCGGGGTAGGGCGGGGGAAAACTTGGCTGATGGATCTGTTTTTTCAGACACTTCCCGGCGATCGCAAGCTGCGTTTACATTTTCATCGCTTCATGTTGCGAGTTCACGAGCAATTAACTGAGCTACAGGGCAAGGAAGATCCGCTGGAAATCATCGCCGACGGCTTTAAAGCCGAAACGGACGTGCTGTGCTTCGACGAGTTTTTTGTCTCTGACATTACCGACGCTATGCTGCTGGCGACCCTGCTTCAGGCGCTGTTCGCCCGTGGCATCACGCTGATTGCCACTTCGAACATTCCTCCGGACAACCTGTACCGTAATGGCTTGCAGCGTGCGCGTTTCCTGCCTGCGATTGATTTAATTAAAGAGTATTGCGAGGTGATGAACGTGGATGCGGGTATCGATTACCGCCTGCGAACGCTCACCCAGGCTAATTTGTGGCTTACGCCGCTACAGACTGAAACTCAGGTCGCGATGCAGCATATGTTCGACAAACTCGCGGGGCAAGAGGGGGCGGTTGGCCCGGTGTTGCAGGTGAATCACCGCCCGCTACAGGCGATTGCTTCCGGCGATGGCGTGCTGGCCGTGGAGTTCCACACCCTGTGCGAAGAGGCCAGAAGCCAGCTGGATTACATTGCGCTGTCAAAAATCTACCACAGCGTGCTACTGCACAACGTGCCGGTGATGGGCGTGAAAGATGAAAACCCGGCCCGCCGTTTTCTTGCGCTGGTGGACGAATTCTATGAGCGCCACGTTAAGCTGGTGATTTCCGCCGAGAAGCCAATGTTCGAGATTTATCAGGGCGAGCGGCTAAAATTTGAATACCAGCGCTGCCTCTCGCGATTGCAGGAGATGCAGAGCGAGGAGTACCTCAAGCGCCCGCATCTTCCCTAAGTTGCTTGGTTTAATGGGTGAAAAAAGAATCGGTTGCGAAATCTGCGTTTTAGTCAAAAAAGGGTTCGATCTTTGTGGGCGACTTCTCTATAATCTTGCGACCCCACGTTACTACGAAGTTTTTTTCCCGAAACTTTATAAGTGCCGGCATTGGCTATTCGAAGGGGTAGGTTTGCTGGACGATGGTCGTGTGAACCTCCAATACTTATTTTATGAACTTCGGCTCATAAAAACATATAGGCGTTAGGGTGTTCGCCAACGTGTAACTTTAATTGGGTAAGCTTTTAATGAAAACTTTTACAGCTAAACCGGAAACCGTACAACGTGACTGGTTCGTAGTTGACGCAACCGGCAAGACTTTAGGTCGCCTGGCCACTGAACTGGCTCGCCGTCTGCGTGGCAAACATAAAGCGGAATACACTCCGCACGTTGATACTGGTGATTACATCATCGTTCTGAACGCAGAAAAAGTTGCTGTTACCGGCAACAAGCGTAACGACAAGATTTATTACCATCACACCGGCCACATCGGTGGTATCAAGCAAGCGACCTTTGAAGAGATGATCGCTCGCCGTCCTGAACGCGTGATCGAGCTCGCGGTTAAAGGCATGTTGCCAAAGGGCCCGCTGGGTCGTGCAATGTACCGTAAAATGAAAGTTTACGCGGGTAACGAGCACACTCATGCGGCGCAACAACCGCAAGTTCTTGACATTTAATTCGGGATTATAGGCAATGGCTGAAAATCAATACTACGGCACTGGTCGCCGCAAAAGCTCCGCCGCTCGCGTTTTCATCAAACCGGGTAGTGGTAACATCGTAATTAACCAGCGTAGCCTGGAACAGTACTTTGGTCGTGAAACTGCCCGCATGGTAGTTCGTCAACCTCTGGAACTGGTCGACATGGTTGAGAAATTTGACCTGTACATCACTGTTAAAGGTGGTGGTATCTCCGGTCAAGCTGGTGCTATCCGTCACGGTATCACTCGTGCA
This window contains:
- the degQ gene encoding serine endoprotease DegQ, which encodes MKKKSFLLSALAISLGLTFASVPVANASIPVAVDGQALPSLAPMLEKVLPAVVSVQVTGTTPASNDVPPEFKFFFGPQSPTEDQGGQAFEGLGSGVIIDAAKGYVLTNNHVVNNADKIKVQINDGREYDAKLIGKDDQSDIALIQLIDAKNLTQIAMADSDALRVGDFAVAVGNPFGLGQTATSGIISALGRSGLNLEGLENFIQTDASINRGNSGGALINLKGELIGINTAILSSQGGSIGIGFAIPVNMAKNLSAQLIKFGEVKRGLLGIRGSEMTPELAKAFKLDSQRGAFVNEVLPDSAAAKAGIKAGDVLITLQGKPLSSFAELRAKVGTAGPGVTMQIGLLREGKPMNVDVTLDKSPTVETSIDKINPALQGVTLSDLDPKTAKGIRVDDVKKGSPADQIGLQKDDVIVGVNREAVDNLAALRKILETKPALIALSVQRKGQNIYLLMP
- the zapG gene encoding Z-ring associated protein ZapG; the protein is MTWEYALIGLVVGIAVGAVAMRFGNRKLRDQQVMQNELERSKAELEEYRQELTGHFARSAELLDNMATDYRQLYQHMAKSSNNLLPDMPAHDNPFNYRLTGSEADNDQAPVEMPRDYSDGASGLLRGERTGRK
- the zapE gene encoding cell division protein ZapE → MQPITPLTVYKNALSAGEFQPDDVQLAAVTRLDAIYHALNAQAGAAPVSPSARPGLLGRLFGKSAQKSPQRPAQGLYMWGGVGRGKTWLMDLFFQTLPGDRKLRLHFHRFMLRVHEQLTELQGKEDPLEIIADGFKAETDVLCFDEFFVSDITDAMLLATLLQALFARGITLIATSNIPPDNLYRNGLQRARFLPAIDLIKEYCEVMNVDAGIDYRLRTLTQANLWLTPLQTETQVAMQHMFDKLAGQEGAVGPVLQVNHRPLQAIASGDGVLAVEFHTLCEEARSQLDYIALSKIYHSVLLHNVPVMGVKDENPARRFLALVDEFYERHVKLVISAEKPMFEIYQGERLKFEYQRCLSRLQEMQSEEYLKRPHLP
- the rplM gene encoding 50S ribosomal protein L13 codes for the protein MKTFTAKPETVQRDWFVVDATGKTLGRLATELARRLRGKHKAEYTPHVDTGDYIIVLNAEKVAVTGNKRNDKIYYHHTGHIGGIKQATFEEMIARRPERVIELAVKGMLPKGPLGRAMYRKMKVYAGNEHTHAAQQPQVLDI
- the rpsI gene encoding 30S ribosomal protein S9, which translates into the protein MAENQYYGTGRRKSSAARVFIKPGSGNIVINQRSLEQYFGRETARMVVRQPLELVDMVEKFDLYITVKGGGISGQAGAIRHGITRALMEYDENLRGELRKAGFVTRDARQVERKKVGLRKARRRPQFSKR